The genomic interval TACGGATGAGGGCCGAAGTCAAACGGGCTGAAATGCCAACCGATCCCGGCATCGCATTTTCTTTTGTGGCATTGCGGGCCTTCGAGGTCATTGCGGACGAAGTTCTCCACACCAACACAAACGCCATCCACTCGAAGCTGTCACCATCAAGCAGCCATTCATCGCCCGCGCCGCCACCCCCTAGGAGCCGATTATCTTATGTCTCGCCCTGGCTGCGCAACTATCTTGCTCGTGTCACCATGGCCACCCCAACGAGGCCCTTCAGACGCACAATCACCGCTTTTGTCAACAGGGTTCCAGCCGAGTATTTAACTCTAGTTCAGACGTCAGTGGAGCACCTTTTTGACTGCCGTGCGGTCGAAGGGGTAGTAGCTTCTGAGGGGCTTGCTGTCGACATTTTTGCACAGTGAGTACCAAAGcctcttgttttctttgtccCTATGCATCAAGTACTCCCGCTGGAGCGACCAAGATATCATTATACTAACGAATCTTTTCTCATAGTTGGCTGGTCTTGGTAATGCTGTTGGATGGGGTTTGGTGGATTGGCGGGATAGGGGCTTGGGAGCTAGGTAGAATCGTAACAATTATAGGTAACAAGGGGCTTGGGTCCTTACAGGAGAACAATACTTGGTGGCCGGCGAGCATGTATAGAATTTATGCTGAGTTGAAGAAACAGGTGATCACGGAGGTTGGGACAGAGGGTCATATCTGATTATTTACAGCCGAAAGCAGGGGGAGTGGAaattttgctgctgccctaACTTTTAATAGAATAATTCACGGCTCATAGATGGGTACAGACAACAAAATATGATGGGTTGATTGATTTAAACTGCAAGTCCAAGTATTTAGGGTATGCAAACTTTTATCCTGGAGCCTAGTGATGTTGTTCAGGCCTGATAGACCTTGTGATCCCTATGGAACCTGGTAAGAGGCCTGTGTATCTTCTCCACTATTCTATCTGGCGCTGTAGGGTATATGCTTGGTTCATCCAGGTCTATATATCTCCTGCGTGTTAGCTCGGTAGCACAAGATTTGACCTTCATGAACTTTTCTATCCACACTTAGCTACCTATGTGGGTAAGAGGCATTGATGGCTTTTGCTTTGAAAACGAAGGGTACTGGTAACGGGTATTACTATTCATGTCCATGTTCTGCTTCGTGGGTTTTTTGCGATAGGTGTATCCACATGGGTTTGTAAAGAGGTAAGATTGATTTTCGATAAACTGTTACCTATTGGATTCTATCAAGTGTGCCAGGAGTTCTTGCATGAGAACGCTGGGAAAAAGCGTGCGAAGAAGCGAAGTGAAGTGTTGAGATCGAGTGAATGTGTGCTGGCGGGAAAGAGATCAGCCGTCAAAACAAAGGTGAGCTGTCAGTCTAAtgcaaaacaaaagaaatgtAGGACTAGGTCCAGATAAGATATGGGTTCCCCCATagccctcctcaacccaatCTTACTCGGTTTGAATTCCGCATTTCTTTTTGCAATCCTCTGCCTGCAAAAACAACCCAGTAGGAAGGGAAGCCCTGAGTTTTGCAATCTCGTTGGTAGAGATATCACCAAATTGAGTCTCCAGCCACTCGTCATCTAGGGCAAAAGTCTGCGGCAAGATCAAACCAATCCCGGGGTCTTCGGACGGGAAAGCAGCGACGATGCTTGCATTGGTGCATTCGGGGTTCAGCTGTGTATGAAAGGCTCCACCAGGGAACACAGTCATCATGTTTGGGCCAAGGTCGGTGTGAATGACCCTCGGCTTGCCGTCTGCATCGACGACGCCGGCCTCAAGGACCGCTTCGGTGAGAACACGTCCTTCAATAACGGCGAACAATTCGGCGGAGCGAGGGTGAATGTGCAGAAAAGACATGCCGCAAGCTACGATAGAATGTCAGCGCCTGTTTCACATTAAGTACGACAGAATTGCCGAGTTTGTGAACTTACGAGGAAGTATGCCGACAGCCAGACTACCCCCAGTGCCTACAAGAGCAGGGAATGTTTTGCGATCGGCAAAACGCCCGGGGTTTTGATTAAAGTCGTAGACGTAGTCCTTGTCctgagggaggagggcagcTCGGTCGACACCGCTGCATATGATACCATCAGTCATCTAGTCCGCACCTAATGCTAGAACAGCACTCTTTCAGCACTTACCTATCCGCGATTTGCAACTGCGCCGTGATACTCAATTGGGACGGTGACCGTTGAGCAAGGTTCGAAGGCGCCGCAATGCCTAACGACGCCATGGTTGAAATGCTGACAAGCATGCTGGCAATGGTAGGGGAGAACATCTTTGCAGTTGTGTgatgggatgatgaagatgtaTGTGTCTTGGTGGTAtggtgtttgctttttgagATGGAGGGCGCGGTGTAGAGAGAATGCTGAGCTCATAAGGAGCGGACGAAGCTGGTTTAAACGCTCGGAGGAAAACATTTCTCCGCAGTTCTATGACACCGCAATCCTTGCAAGATTTGAGATAATTCCAAATATCGAAAGTTTTAGTAGTCAAAAATGATTAGAGATAGCTTCTACATCGTCCCTGACGGGGCACTGCTCAAGGGCGTATTGGAAACCTATTTGGGGGCGGAGCTTCCTATTACGCTGACGCGAATACGCTTCCACGTTCCTTAGTCAGTGCCCAGTCCCACGTATACGCCAGACGTACACCGACACCCTGTGGACAAtacgaaaaaaaaatacatgGGGAACACGCCCTCGAGATCAAGAGCGTATCTGCGTACCTATTGTGGCGTTGCTCACATCTCTACATCAAGTAGCCTCCAGGTCCGTATAGCGGGCAGCGCCGCACCAAGTTGCATAATTGTCGAGTCCATGTGTTTGTCTGATCCAGTACAATTGACGACAGCAACCAAAGGTCTATGGGTAAACCCACGAAAACGGGCCGCCACCAAAACCTCAGTGCTTACAACTGAGCCAGCATTGGTAAGTATCTTTTCAGCCATACTTGGACAGAAGTTTTCTCATGATGGACATAGCACCACCCCTataccctcctccaaacaAAGCAAAATGATTTAAATGGTGATACCTTGACAAGTCATGCTTAGCAAACATCACAAAGCAGGAAAGAGGTGAGCTACTCACAGTTCGTATAATGCCACTCGATCATCATACCCCTCTGCTGGCTCCGATTTAGGAACAAGTGAGTGGTATTCTTTCCAAAATCCTCCAGCATCAAAGCCCCCAAACATCTTCATGATGCCCAGCTCGTACTCCGAGTGTGCGTAACAGGAAGACGGATCAAAAACAACCTCTTCAGACCCCTTCTGTGTGAAAATCCGACCTCGTCCATGATTCCCACTCCACAGATCCCCGTGCACAACGACAGGAATTACATCCTTAAGATGCCCCTCTCCCAGGAGTCGTGGCACAACCTTGCTAGCTGTTTTCTCCACCACATCGGAAAGCTCTCTGTCCGCGCCGTTCTGCTTGATACACTCTTTGACTATGGCCCGCAGACGGCAGTCTGCATAGAAATCTGCCCAGGTTTCCCGATAACTGTTATCCTGAAGTGTAGATCCGCAGCAGGTAGACACTGGAAACCCGAATATTGGTTTGGTATGCCCCTTTGGAattggggcgggggtggtaTGTAACGTTGCGAGTTTGGCGGCAAAGGAAAGGCCGGTTCCACCCGAAGCTGAGGACGCAAGATCAATGAAGTCTGTTACAAGGAAGTATTTTCCTCCTGCGCTGGCGCCACCGCCAAGTTGgggggacgaagaggaagcagaggCCGAGTGGAGAGGACCGTGGGCATATGCCTTTGGACAAAACGAGGGAACGGCATTGTGAATTGCATTCAACGAGGCAAATTCTCCGCGAAACATGACCTCGGCGTCAGGACCTGTGCCGGTTTTGACAAAGTACTGGAGCTCATGGCCCTCCTTGGTTGAGACGAGCTTGTATGTGGAAGAGAAGCCGGAGCCTCCATAGGAAAGCAGCTTGGTGGAAGTGGGTTCTAGCCCAAGAGCGGATAGAAGGGCTGGATCGACACTGGATAGCATCTTCGGCGGAGTATGATGAATTGGACAacgggttggtgatgttgtcgatAGACAAAACGTATCGGTCTGGATGACGTCAGTGCTCTGCCAACCCCTCAGGCTCAACACAAGTTATCACTGCTGGGTTTGAAGAACAACGAACTTGATCCAACAGATTGGGATGTCGCTATGGCCTCAGGGGCCACACTTGTCTGTCAGGTCTGGCATGGAGATACCTTTCTGAGTTTACGGGTAGAAGGAACTCGTGTCCGAAAAGGGCGGGGAACGATTTGACCTGAGGTACCAAAGGACTGACCGTGCGCCAACGTGGGCCGACACTGTGAAATAAGTGTGCTAACTTTCATCCGGTTCGCCGCCCCTGAACAAGACTGCTCCTGCCCTGCCTTGCAGCGTTGCACGGCAGTTGTAACCTGCTGCCGGGCCAGTCTGACTGTCTGGGCTTCAAGTACAGAACCTATACATTTCTTCCTGAAATGGTTCCCGTAATCCTCACTGTGGTCCACGTCCGGTTCGCAAATCCTGTAGGCATCCAGCAACAATAACAAGCAACCCACAACATAACCACCGGTTCTGTGGCCGGTAGTTGCACTGTCGAAGAGGGTTCCCCAGAGAAGTAGCGCCAGGACGCCATTCCTTCTGAAAGACAGGGGGAACCGGAAGAAGATATTGCCCACGACATCTCCCTGACTGGCAAGTAACGAGTTTCTCTGACCTCCCCGAAAGAAGGCCCAATCTGACTACCCCACAATACAGGTCCGAAAATATACCCCAGCTTTTCATATGGCTCATTCTCAAAACAAGGACGCGTTCTCCTGAgccaccaacagcagcagctaCTGTAAACTAGACGAGCGACAACGACGTCGGTGGTGTATCTTGCTTGAACTATCCCCAGGACAGGTTGCAAAACAGCCCAAGCTTAACATCACCTTTTAAGACGCCAGCTCCGTTGGGGACTTGGGGTCAGCTAATAGTTGAGGAGCGGTGGAGTATCGATGTTATTTGTTACAGTCATTTTCGCTAGTTGCTTTGTGATGGGATGACTGATTACCTATTAGTGATTTTGGACGACTAGGCCAGACTCTCAATTAGATCTTCTCTTCTCATTGTGGGGCATAATATTCACCATGAAACTTCA from Podospora pseudoanserina strain CBS 124.78 chromosome 6, whole genome shotgun sequence carries:
- a CDS encoding hypothetical protein (COG:S; EggNog:ENOG503P2GC), producing MFSPTIASMLVSISTMASLGIAAPSNLAQRSPSQLSITAQLQIADSGVDRAALLPQDKDYVYDFNQNPGRFADRKTFPALVGTGGSLAVGILPPCGMSFLHIHPRSAELFAVIEGRVLTEAVLEAGVVDADGKPRVIHTDLGPNMMTVFPGGAFHTQLNPECTNASIVAAFPSEDPGIGLILPQTFALDDEWLETQFGDISTNEIAKLRASLPTGLFLQAEDCKKKCGIQTE
- a CDS encoding hypothetical protein (COG:G; EggNog:ENOG503NXP0), which codes for MLSSVDPALLSALGLEPTSTKLLSYGGSGFSSTYKLVSTKEGHELQYFVKTGTGPDAEVMFRGEFASLNAIHNAVPSFCPKAYAHGPLHSASASSSSPQLGGGASAGGKYFLVTDFIDLASSASGGTGLSFAAKLATLHTTPAPIPKGHTKPIFGFPVSTCCGSTLQDNSYRETWADFYADCRLRAIVKECIKQNGADRELSDVVEKTASKVVPRLLGEGHLKDVIPVVVHGDLWSGNHGRGRIFTQKGSEEVVFDPSSCYAHSEYELGIMKMFGGFDAGGFWKEYHSLVPKSEPAEGYDDRVALYELYHHLNHFALFGGGYRGGAMSIMRKLLSKYG